The genomic DNA GTGTACTGGTTCCGAACACGGCGCAAAAATGGGAATGTTAAGTAACAATTCAAAAACCAGTAGACTTGACTATGCTTCAAGCACAccaagcattttgaattaataagATTAACATCCGACCTAATATGTCACCAATCTGGTTTGCTATTGTTTGAGTATTGATTAGCAAAATACATAGATTCCAAAGGAACTTGCATGAGGGGTTACATTCATCTCTACTTTAAATAGGATATGGGTTGTCTCTGAAGGATAtgctagtgctggggcaagtccggactcgaatcCAAGTCCACTCAAcccttttactcgattttagAGAAATTGGCTGGACTCAAGCCTCGCTTAGTAAAGACGAATTGTGGACTAGATGCGACTGACGGAGAGTTCGAGGAACATATCCAAATTAAAGTGAGCAAGGCCTTTCAGACATTCGCATGGACATACAGCTCCTTCAAATCCTGAGACCCATTTATTATGAAAACTTTTCATAAATCAATTGTTCAGCTGCATTTGGAGTATGCATCACCCTTAAGATTGAAAGAGTGCAAAGGGGTTTCACGCAAAATATTTCAGGCATAAGCCATTTAGATTATTGGGATCGGCTCCAATCCCTGGAACTACACAATGTCCAAAGAAGATACAAGTGATATGAAATTATCTGCATGTTTAAAAGCCTCCATGGCCTTTGCCACAACCCGGGAGTTGAACACACATTGAGCGATAGAAGAGGCATTAGCTATTAGTATTCAACGTCAAGGGAATTCGATGAACatcaagatcttgaaaaatcTTAAGGACGGCTTTGTCTTGAACATAGGCCTAGTcctatttatttttttgccaatagcCCTCCGACAATTCTAAAATTTAGATGCACCTTTGCTATGTTTTATGCACgatcttgatcgattttttttgcggacttccttaccgctaccgggattggaatcccaacagttcaagacgagaagattattcatttacttgacttttatttatatatattatttgattgaccaacgaattggagttggctgatctggctaatccttgaatataaggttgatgaagaattttagtcaaaaacttgtccaagtctgacttaaatcctggtgctggatcaacgcctacatatgccctgcgaatatttgagggccgcaaattgaacaatgaaggagcccgagaaaaattAGAGttgggacttcattgttttaactagcctggattctcaatggcttgaaggtgctctcaaaacgcacattaagcctctacggtcactacaattgaccctaaatcctgggttgggacaaagctcatgaatgcttttgaaaacgtacaatatcagatacctttcataccttctctgaatactgtacaatcccaaccattCTAACCTCTTCCagtacaagagctctctcatatcctcaatgttcctagtaaaacatctttgggcctgctcaagcttttgcaaacatgctgaactaattggagacCAGATGCGATCTCTGGACTAAAATGAGCTCGCCAACGAGTATTTTTGGCGCCATACTGTACATTAGAGTCATATGATTGCACCAGTGTGAGCCAAAGCTTAGGTAATGGGCAGTTTtaacaacttttttgaaaaacaagaatCTGTTGGAAGTCCTAGgaattttcaactttccctcccttttgacaaaatcagtTGCTCCTCCCTGGCGAGCGTGGCCAATTGTAATTCTTAGGATATACGCATATTCAagacactatctctggacttaaacgtgcaatatatccaaccacatgtttgaaaagctttaccaactttcaactggatatgctcatcgaactttccattatcttggaggactacacctaaatccttcatagatgagacctgctcaatgtccttacctttatcatctaatagtttaatgtctaatggcgtcgacccaaaggtcattgagcagaatttcattccattcagtgccatattactGGCAACAtcccaggagtagatttggtcttggACCTCTAACATacaaccagagttctgaccattcctaccaactaccaattttgtatcatcagcataagaagagatactgacattgcTACTcccaagcttctgaagcagagcaatgaagatgatgaaaaggagaggacccaaaatggagccctgagggacacctgacttgacatcatgtatgtcactaagagatccctcaaccttaactaattgtttcctaccataaatgaaacttcttagccaattgagaaccttgccttggatcccaatctcatggagcctgttagctaaaaggccatgatctaccttgtcaaaggccttggcaaagtcgagataaactacattgactgattcatggctctccagtccctcaacaACCggctctatatgttcaatcagttgggtaactgtgctaaaatgtgctcggaacccgtgctggctaggaggaaggacttcatggatatcaagaaattcaacaagtttgaacttcgcgatcttctcaaacaccttcgcaatatttgaagtaagagaaatcggcctatagttatcggggagcaacttatctctccctttaaaaattggaacaatatgagctaccttcagagaagaggggaacttgccctcgtccaagatgcaatgcatcaagtGCAAGacaacaggagcaagaaccagtgagcatctcatcagaaactgagatgtcaccNTTTTTTGCTCCACGCTTTTCTCTTACATAACGATAGGCATTTCACTGCATTTCATGCTTATCCATTGAGCTTCTTCAAGATTTTTGCTATAAAGCCACTTTTTTCATAGATTCGGATGTTATTGTATACCCTTCActtgattctcttctggagcctagtGTTAATGCTGAGGGCGTTTTCCTCATTAAATGactttggtttttggttggatcaaacccatgataaGAGATACAGCTCAATTGCAGCTCCCTTTCTTGTTGACTTTCCCATACATATTTAATATTCGGGTTCGATGGTGGACAAAATACTGCATAAAGTTGCGAAAAACTAAGAAACAAGtcgaaaaagagtcgaaaactccccaaaaatatttctgccGAAAAAGGCCATAAACAGTTCAGAatttttttccagattttACCCTCTTTGATGTCTAGTCATAAGCCATAGTAAATTTAACTTGATAGCCCTAATCGCAATCTCTCATGATTGGTATTTGATCCCAGCAACAGAATTTACCCTAAACGgcaaaaaaagtgctttttcCGACCTTTCCATATCAGAACAGGGTTTCATTCAACTATTTTCTAAAATACCAGAGCAAACTTGGGAAAAGCTGGCCCTTACATACGTAAGAcctcaacaaaaaaaaacaatacaaaGACCTGTTAAAACCGCtagcaaaatggaaaagattACATTTTCTTGCCACAAGAGATTAGCTGGTTCTCATGGGGAATGAAATCgaatgatctttttttctatgTATGTTTATTATATATGAAATAGAATTATAATGCAAtgattattatttcatttttcaacttatCTTTAGCTTCTTAATCGTTAACAAAAACTATTTCCCATGGTTAAGAAACAGTTNNNNNNNNNNNNNNNNNNNNNNNNNNNNNNNNNNNNCGTATGGCAGTCTTTTTGCCCTTCAACTGTGcgtttttttccacttttccacACTTGAGTCGAATTGTCCCAAGCGCGCAAGGGAACGGTTTAGCTCTGGTTTGGTGTCGACGCGAGAGTCTTTTGTCCACCTTAAGGCATTTCGGTGGTCAACGGTCATGTTGAGAGATTACCCCTCGAGACACTCTTACGAGTTGATGAAATAACTTTTTGGGAACATTTGgatctccttcttcttcgtcatcatcaacTTCGCGTTTGATGTTGTGGTCTACAATGTCAAAGAGCCCAACCAACTCGGCATCCTAGTACTAACCATCAATCCACTCAAGCACGCACCTCTGGACGAAGTTGGTATTTCGTTAAGGACGAGCCAATGAGGAGAATGAGATGGTCGTAGAAGTTGACGCAAAAGCGATCTTTTGAGATGCCATTGCGAAACAAAGATATGAAGTCGACCTCTGGGTACGAGACGGCCATAAAACAACTCTACCCAATTCCCTTGTTTAATAACCAGCCCTACCTAGTCCAGATTTAGCTTATATTTCGGCCATGAACTCAAAATGACATTCATCCACAAATGACCGACTCCAGATCACTATTCATGGTTTGGCGAAATCCACAGGTGGACAACCTTGAACCTTTACCGAGCGGAGGACAAATAATGATCCATCCACGGGACCTCGTAATTTTTCATCGCCTACGTCCCTGCCTGTCGTCACAAAGAGTTCCTCCAGGGATTTTCCTCCAAAAGCCACTGAAGTTGTGAAATTTGCGGGAACCTCCACTTGAGAGATAAGCTTACCCGTCTTTGAGTCGATTTCCAGAACCTGAAACATGACAGATAAGTGGAGGTCGGAAAAGTAACTTGCTTTGTCGTTGATGGTAAATTCTACATGGTTGCGAGTAAACACACAAAAGTGTGACACGAAGAGTCGCTACTGTAAGGATAACTAATTTTGTTGGCCATCTGGAATTACAAATGATaggatcaaatcaattttccaaatcaagaTTGCCAcaaaacgtggaaagtgaaagcaccagCCGATTCCCCCGTAACATAAACACTTGCGTTTCATTAgaaaggcaaccctggtttgacggaagaaagTTCAGAGATACGACTATGAGGTTAACTATTGGGTTTCCGACAAGTGTAATGTCACAAGTAGAAAAAAAGTGGCCTTTTTGGCGAAATAATGCTTTTCAGAGTTGGGGGAAAAACgcaaaaaagagttaagaaaatatgaaaaagagttgcaaaaatacgaaagaAGGTTTAAAAAGGTCGCTACAACACAAAAAGTTGTTACTTTGGTaaaaaggtcgtttttagcCCTGGTTTTTTGCTCCACGCTTTTCTCTTACATAACGATAGGCATTTCACTGCATTTCATGCTTATCCATTGAGCTTCTTCAAGATTTTTGCTATAAAGCCACTTTTTTCATAGATTCGGATGTTATTGTATACCCTTCActtgattctcttctggagcctagtGTTAATGCTGAGGGCGTTTTCCTCATTAAATGactttggtttttggttggatcaaacccatgataaGAGATACAGCTCAATTGCAGCTCCCTTTCTTGTTGACTTTCCCATACATATTTAATATTCGGGTTCGATGGTGGACAAAATACTGCATAAAGTTGCGAAAAACTAAGAAACAAGtcgaaaaagagtcgaaaactccccaaaaatatttctgccGAAAAAGGCCATAAACAGTTCAGAatttttttccagattttACCCTCTTTGATGTCTAGTCATAAGCCATAGTAAATTTAACTTGATAGCCCTAATCGCAATCTCTCATGATTGGTATTTGATCCCAGCAACAGAATTTACCCTAAACGgcaaaaaaagtgctttttcCGACCTTTCCATATCAGAACAGGGTTTCATTCAACTATTTTCTAAAATACCAGAGCAAACTTGGGAAAAGCTGGCCCTTACATACGTAAGAcctcaacaaaaaaaaacaatacaaaGACCTGTTAAAACCGCtagcaaaatggaaaagattACATTTTCTTGCCACAAGAGATTAGCTGGTTCTCATGGGGAATGAAATCgaatgatctttttttctatgTATGTTTATTATATATGAAATAGAATTATAATGCAAtgattattatttcatttttcaacttatCTTTAGCTTCTTAATCGTTAACAAAAACTATTTCCCATGGTTAAGAAACAGTTTCTGACTTTTCATATTACAAAACAAAACCGGTGTAGCTTACCCGTCCCCCAGAAAATACGGCCAGCCAGATGTTGTCTCGGGCATCCACGGTCAATCCGTCAGGCACTCCTGGAATGTCATCCGAATCCAAGTGGTAAAGCACTCGGCGATTGGTGATGTCGCCCGTTTCCAGATCGAAATCGAAAGCATCCACACTTCTCTTGGGTGAATCCACAAAGTACATCGTTTTATTATCCTCGGACCAGCCCAATCCATTGGACAATTCTACGTCCGTGAGCTTTACATGACAGCCTTTGGCATCAATCATGTACAACGTTGCTTCCAGGGCACCCACATATCCCGGACGACCTTCAATCTGTGGGCCCATGGTGCCTGCCCAAAGGCGGCCCTTTGCATCGCATTTACCATCATTCAAGCGATTTTTCGGCTGGGATGCGTCCACCTCGTGAAGATCTCGGATAATTTGGTAGTCGTCACTCCCCGGAGTCCATTTCAAGATAGAGAGAGTTCTTCCTCGAGAGATGACGAACTCATCATCTTGCCCTTCAATGGGTACAATCAGACTGATTGACTCCCCTGGAATCTATGAACGAACGAGACAATTCACCAAACTGAATGATTGATATTGACGAGGAATCACTCTTATGTGTGCGAGTAGGCACTATATGTACATGCAAGGTCAGAGAATCAAGTAGGCATACAATGTACCTTTAACTTGGTCATGCTCTTCTTTGATGGATCATAACAACAGACCGCTGTGCCCGGGATGTCCACGGAGAAGAGCAATTGTCGACGTTGACACCAATGGGGACCTTCGCCCAAATGGTAGCATTGCGGACCAATATTCTCAATGGCGTTCATGTTTTATCTTTGATCCGACAACAACGATGCCTTTGACGTTTTCAACTGGACTGCAGCCCAAAATAAATGTAGATGATCGGTTTGTCTGTTGTTTCACAGAGTGTGTACTCAAACACACACTGGTGGTCTCTTCACTTGGTGTGCAAATGCGGGGAGGCTAGCAAGCATGTATTTATCTCAAAACGAACGGCTTATTGATGTGGCCAGCGAAAAACCGGAACGAACGTACAGTATATGAGTGAGGAGGTCATGTACACGAACTGAAAAGAGGCTTGTGGCCTTTCTAGCTCACATAAATGGATGCACTCATTTTGCTTGTTCGAAATGTATGGTCTTGGTTATTGAAGGTAAAATTTTCCGACTATGATCCAAAGTTTTATTATTTTCAGATTGGATCGTTTATCTTGGATGTTTCTCATTTAATGCTTGGTTCCTCTGAAGATGGATtatgatgaaaagaaaacctaGGGATATGGTAATCTATATCTGCAAGAAATCGTTTATGTTAGTCAAAGATGGGCGCAAAACCGTTACTCGTTATTCAACGATACTAACATTTCCATCAATGACAAGGGGCTAAGAAACTATTTTtaaggatatttttgctctcttgaaaaaaggaaatcaataTTTGTGTTTAGCTATCTCGAAATTTACGTTATATTTCAcaggaaatatttcatgggAATATACTACACAGATATTATACATGTATACATTTCTTGATTCATTAATTTTGAACAAGGTAAATGCTCCCATTTGAACCaattgttgttccaattttcaaagggggagataagtcactccccagtaactacaggctGATtactctcacttcgaatattgcgaaggtgtttgagaagatcgcgaagttcaaacttgttgaatttcttgatatccatgaagtccttcctccaagccagcatgggttccgagcacattttagcacggttacccaactgattgaacatatagagcaggttattgagggactggagagccatgaatcagtcgatgtagtttatctcgactttgccaaggcctttgacaaggtagatcatggccttttagttaacaggctccatgagattgggatccaaggcaaggttctcaattggctaagaagtttcatttgtggtaggaaacaattagttaaggttgagggatcccttagtgacatacatgatgtcaagtcaggtgtccctcagggctccattttgggtcctctccttttcatcatcttcattgctctgcttcagAACCTTGGTattagtaatgtcagtatctcttcctatgctgatgatacaaaattggtagttggtaggaatggtcagaactctggttgtATGTTAGAGGTccaagaccaaatctactcctgggttgctgccAGTAATATtgcactgaatggaatgatattctgctcaatgacctttgggtcggCGCCATTAGACATTAAactattagatgataaaggtaaggacattgagcaggtctcatccatgaaggatttaggtgtagtcctccaagataatgtaaagttcgatgagcatatccagttgaaagttggtaaggcttttcaaacatgtggttggatatatcgcacgtttaagtccagagatagtgtctTGAATATGCGTATATCCTAAGAATTACAATTGGCCACGCTCGCCAGGGAGGAGCAactgattttgtcaaaagggagggaaagttgaaaattcCTAGGACTTCCAACAGattcttgtttttcaaaaaagttgttaAAACTGCCCATTACCTAAGCTTTGGCTCACACTGGTGCAATCATATGACTCTAATGTACAGTATGGCGCCAAAAATACTCGTTGGCGAGCTCATCCAACTTCTTTTTTATATAGAATATCATTGTGTCTACTGtcttgaaaagtaccccaatgacctttcaaaatttgtgctgacatcatcagacagctctgttacttaaaggagtcaatacTTTAACTGAAAGATCATCTCACAATCCTGCAATAAGCTACAAAGCTGTAATATCTGTTATTTGTGGCACTATTACCTTTATCCTAAACATGCAATATGTAATATGCATGCTTTTATTGAAGGAACACCTCACAACCTTACAATGAACTACACAGTTGTAATCTTTGATATATATGGCCCTGTTACCTTTATCCCTTGCATGCAATCCTACAAAAGCTGCATAACTCCAATCAAATTTCTTTTAAGCGCTTTGGACTAGAGGGCTAGACTTTGGACCAATaaggaatgaatttggaggtttatgAATTTctattcttttcttaccgccgtCTATAAAAAAAAGCGACATGGGCTGCTTGGTCTGGTTGCGGCTCCTCGGGCAAGCTTGTGCCAAAACAAGTTGATTACATCTATCAGCAAtgccatggtctctatcagggttatcatgatttagaatcaatacagagacaccaaggcatacatctcattcaaaatatttttaattgctTACTTGGaagtccaatctctgcatttcaagtataaagtcattaaatcaacggaactggTTCTCTTCCTCTCGTACTGTCTGAGTGGGCAAAGCTCTGCTCGACCTAAAGATACTTAAATTAGCCCAACCCAGCAAGATactccgtcgatttaacgagatGGTGGTACatgaaacacagaaatttgccgATTAAGCAAGTAaggatattttgaatggaatgtagGCCTTGGTGGTACTGTATTGATTCTCTTATTTTAAACGACGAAATATATTTAGGGTGGGGATTTCGACTCCAGGAAATGTAAAGGTATCATACATTAGATGACGTTGCTATTTTGAGAAATAAAACGCAAGAACAGTGACTTATTAACTTCGGTTTTATCTTTTTCGCCCATCTTTTTTATCCCAATCAAGACTATCTCTGAGCCATATAATGACAATTCcaaattatcaaaatatgcaatatctGGCTTGGAAGGCCAATAAACGGTCAATTCGTGTGCTAGGAATTTACCCTGATATTTGATATCTTGCCATTacacaaaacacaatttcacacatttcatttaatgaacaaCTTAGGCCCTCTAAATCCCCATCGAAATAGGGTCTTTGTTGTGTCTAGTGCATTTGCTTGCTAAATTTCTTTGCACTTTGGCTGAATCAATTCCTGATTTTAACTTAGGCATAAATATAGTTCTATCGTAAATCTATCACTTTTGGTTCATTGATTTTTAGTGAACCAATAAGTTTGCCATGTGAGATATCATTTATCTCAAGTAGGATACCAATATTTGCAAAGCCTTGATTGAGAATAATATAAGCATTATGATTAACTAAATATGCATCAAGGTATCAAGATCTTATGCcacttttatttacattatTCAGAATCAAgtacattcattttttcttaaatctcacTGACATTAAACTTTGGTTCGACCACAACATGACATATCCATGAGAATTTGGCACACGTGAGGGTATGTCATTGATTCTCTTCTAGAACCTACTGTTTTTGCCGCTGAGGCTGCGCTATTTCACAAGCCTTTTTGGGGTAGATCAAACCCGTATGAAGCAGATAAGGACCGAAATGAcaacaaaagagcaaaagatGTCCCAACatgtaaaaaaattgcaaggaaaagtaaaaaaagtgaaaatgggcggaaaaaaattggacaaagagGCCAAATAatgttaaaaagtttttttcaggtttaaCTTTTATTTCGAGGTCTCTTTATAATAtaataaagaagaaaaataatctacAATGCCTTTTATGTCAGAACACAGACAAAGCAGTGGAAGGGTGACGAAAACATTTAATCGAAAACAGGCCATTTAACTCAAAATAGGCCAGCAAATCAGCT from Tigriopus californicus strain San Diego chromosome 1, Tcal_SD_v2.1, whole genome shotgun sequence includes the following:
- the LOC131887117 gene encoding regucalcin-like encodes the protein MNAIENIGPQCYHLGEGPHWCQRRQLLFSVDIPGTAVCCYDPSKKSMTKLKIPGESISLIVPIEGQDDEFVISRGRTLSILKWTPGSDDYQIIRDLHEVDASQPKNRLNDGKCDAKGRLWAGTMGPQIEGRPGYVGALEATLYMIDAKGCHVKLTDVELSNGLGWSEDNKTMYFVDSPKRSVDAFDFDLETGDITNRRVLYHLDSDDIPGVPDGLTVDARDNIWLAVFSGGRVLEIDSKTGKLISQVEVPANFTTSVAFGGKSLEELFVTTGRDVGDEKLRGPVDGSLFVLRSVKVQGCPPVDFAKP